A DNA window from Ornithodoros turicata isolate Travis chromosome 10, ASM3712646v1, whole genome shotgun sequence contains the following coding sequences:
- the LOC135370901 gene encoding structural maintenance of chromosomes protein 5-like, protein MKGPTADRSRGAIVRIKLDNFMKYTHMELTPGPSLNVIVGTNGSGKSSLVCAICLGLCGTPQMVGRASHVADYIRHGADTAVIEIELYNPTDRNNIIERQIFSNNKSVWKLNSIVVPQKTVEAKVAELNIQVGNLCQFLPQDRVADFVRMTKQDLLEGTERAVGPRHMLDMHQQLISLQCKHEKLDAALRSQQGRLEQDKQKNSQLDEEMKKFQEHRQAQKKVELLRQKLAWVDYDKTRERYLQEKTSLREEEKKLDAAEQQHRPLRERLHALDKQHSELVQKDKTLKAEAAAAVKKIESALRTYSELTEESATVKNDLQRKIEEEASRSERIKKYENDIAELEKELTGSATQELEEELKQVQQTLTSHNKNLNEICHKRGLAESYISDRRREAISIDHEMKKMKDLSNQRMEILRRRHRDAYEAAVWLQQNENRFRGKIYPPIMTQINVHDPANAKYVEGQIAWKDLMAFVAENSEDLNSFLGTMRDDRNLRINGVVAPTTPLESFHPHLPLEQIKRWGFHSYLSDLFTAPPEIMRYLCSLYQVHNVPVGTHTTEKYVEDVKHSGLRRFYTQDQSYNVKVSRYDRSRVLTMSSEVRNPSLLIVSIDTTNLEELEQRREEIAADISSKTAEIQGISGQEKKLTELLEKCRCEKKRVMTEIARRRQLTVVLEQKKRGLQAIQKDSMDLESEREATKNKLKEVCVSKMSAVNQVIKALQKSFKRHHVCIEHVLDVEKSAADKKKVTAQLKDAEASFRTLEAAVRDTRDKVRGIKLEAQRKLSAAQQAIGCQQTVHEIPHALAQEFRKLPKTADEIERLIHKEQVKLNCMLPVDASLEQEYQQRKKSIEQLEKELSSSEAQLISTKEEMEDIQSRWLPELERLLERINTGFVRFFRALGCAGEVSLYRGERPDKYDQYGVCIRVKFRDHEALTELSAAHQSGGERSVATVLYMMALQELTSVPFRCVDEINQGMDSANERRVFEMIMNTALKNSAQYFLLSPKLLPDLPYAENVTMIFIAKAQNGIPDWDPNKVRGTGVGLASAIKKVRL, encoded by the exons ATGAAGGGACCAACAGCAGATCGCTCAAGAGGTGCCATCGTACGCATCAAGCTCGATAATTTTAT GAAGTACACTCACATGGAATTAACACCAGGGCCGAGTTTGAACGTAATCGTCGGCACGAATGGCTCTGGAAAGTCGTCTCTGGTTTGCGCCATATGTCTGGGTCTCTGCGGAACGCCGCAGATGGTCGGGAGAGCTTCCCATGTTGCGGACTACATAAGACACGGAGCGGACACAGCTGTGATTGAAATAGAATT GTACAACCCCACGGACAGGAATAACATTATAGAGCGACAGATATTCAGCAACAACAAGTCAGTTTGGAAACTGAACTCGATAGTGGTGCCACAGAAAACT GTCGAAGCCAAAGTTGCAGAGTTGAACATTCAGGTAGGGAACCTGTGCCAGTTCCTACCCCAGGACAGGGTAGCAGATTTCGTTCGAATGACAAAGCAAGACCTTTTGGAGGGTACCGAACGTGCTGTGGGCCCGAGACACATGCTGGACATGCACCAGCAACTCATAAGTTTACAG TGCAAGCACGAGAAGTTGGACGCTGCACTGCGCAGCCAGCAGGGGCGACTGGAACAAGATAAGCAAAAGAATTCTCAGCTTGATGAAGAAATGAAAAAGTTTCAGGAGCATCGCCAAGCCCAGAAAAAAGTGGAATTGTTGCGGCAGAAGCTCGCATGGGTG GACTACGACAAGACCAGGGAAAGATACCTTCAGGAGAAAACCAGCCTGAGAGAAGAGGAGAAAAAACTTGATGCAGCAGAGCAGCAGCACCGGCCACTGCGCGAAAGGCTTCATGCTCTCGATAAGCAGCACTCCGAGCTTGTGCAGAAAGACAAGACATTG AAAGCAGAAGCTGCGGCTGCTGTGAAAAAGATTGAAAGTGCATTAAGGACCTACTCAGAATTAACCGAGGAG TCGGCCACTGTCAAGAAcgatttgcagcgtaaaattgAAGAGGAAGCAAGTCGAAGCGAAAG AATAAAAAAGTATGAAAATGACATTGCTGAGCTGGAGAAGGAACTTACAGGATCTGCCACTCAAGAGCTTGAA GAAGAGCTAAAGCAGGTGCAGCAGACACTGACATCCCACAACAAGAACCTGAATGAGATCTGCCACAAGAGGGGACTTGCAGAATCGTACATCAGTGACCGGCGAAGGGAAGCTATCT CTATCGATCACGAGATGAAGAAAATGAAGGACCTGTCAAATCAGAGAATGGAGATCTTGCGACGAAGACATAGAGACGCGTACGAAGCTGCCGTGTGGCTTCAGCAAAATGAAAACCGCTTTCGGGGGAAAATTTATCCGCCTATAATGACGCAG ATAAATGTGCACGATCCAGCGAATGCTAAGTACGTCGAAGGCCAGATAGCGTGGAAGGATCTTATGGCCTTTGTTGCTGAGAATTCTGAAGACCTTAATAGTTTCTTGGGAACCATGCGTGACGACCGAAATCTCCGCATCAATGGGGTTGTTGCTCCTACCACCCCATTAGAGAGCTTTCATCCACACTTGCCACTTGAACAAATAAA GCGCTGGGGATTCCACAGCTACCTGTCCGACTTGTTTACCGCACCTCCAGAAATCATGCGTTACCTGTGCTCATTGTATCAAGTTCACAATGTACCTGTTGGTACACATACGACCGAGAAGTACGTGGAGGACGTAAAACATAGCGGTCTGCGACGTTTCTACACGCAGGATCAGAGC TACAATGTGAAGGTATCCCGCTATGACCGATCAAGGGTGTTGACTATGTCATCTGAGGTTCG GAATCCTTCCTTACTTATTGTATCTATCGATACAACCAACTTGGAAGAGCTTGagcaaaggcgtgag GAGATCGCGGCAGACATCAGCAGCAAGACGGCAGAAATTCAAGGCATTTCAGGCCAAGAGAAGAAGCTAACTGAGCTGTTAGAAAAGTGTCGTTGTGAAAAG AAGCGTGTTATGACTGAAATAGCAAGACGGCGGCAACTGACGGTGGTTCTCGAACAGAAAAAACGGGGTCTTCAG GCAATCCAAAAAGACAGCATGGACTTGGAGAGTGAACGAGAAGCTACCAAGAACAAGTTGAAGGAAGTTTGCGTGTCTAAAATGAGTGCTGTTAATCAAGTCATCAAAGCTCTTCAA AAATCATTCAAACGGCATCATGTCTGCATTGAGCACGTCCTGGACGTCGAAAAATCTGCTGCGGACAAGAAGAAAGTAACCGCTCAACTCAAAGACGCTGAGGCCTCCTTCAGAACACTTGAG GCTGCAGTTCGTGACACACGCGATAAAGTCCGAGGCATCAAGCTCGAAGCCCAGCGGAAGTTGAGTGCTGCTCAGCAAGCAATCGGATGCCAGCAAACTGTCCACGAAATCCCGCATGCGCTTGCACAG GAGTTTCGTAAGCTTCCCAAGACAGCGGATGAAATAGAGCGACTCATCCACAAGGAACAGGTCAAGCTCAACTGCATGTTGCCCGTGGACGCTTCT CTCGAACAAGAGTACCAGCAGCGGAAAAAGAGCATAGAACAGCTGGAGAAAGAGCTGTCATCCAGTGAAGCTCAGCTGATTTCTACAAAAGAGGAAATGGAAGATATACAGTCCAGATGGCTTCCCGAGTTGGAACGACTGCTTGAACGGATCAACACTGGCTTTGTACGATTTTTCCGAGCCCTGGGATGCGCAGGCGAG GTGAGCCTCTATCGTGGTGAGCGGCCCGACAAATACGACCAGTATGGAGTGTGCATCCGGGTTAAGTTCCGTGACCACGAGGCACTCACCGAGTTGTCGGCAGCACACCAAAGTGGTGGCGAACGTAGCGTTGCCACAGTTCTCTACATGATGGCGCTGCAGGAGCTGACGAGCGTCCCATTCCGTTGTGTTGATGAGATAAACCAG GGTATGGACTCTGCAAATGAGCGCAGGGTGTTCGAAATGATTATGAACACTGCTCTAAAGAACTCTGCGCAGTATTTTCTGCTGTCCCCAAAA CTGCTGCCAGATCTTCCATATGCAGAAAACGTGACAATGATCTTCATTGCCAAAGCCCAAAATGGCATACCAGACTGGGACCCAAACAAAGTGAGAGGAACTGGCGTCGGACTTGCAAGTGCTATTAAGAAAGTTAGGCTCTGA
- the LOC135370902 gene encoding nuclear pore complex protein Nup85-like, translating into MLLGTKGEALVKAIHDPAFASANIGCTLGIGSSLLVYPTPKGYQKHTGTPRGTSKHDVYGPHQVAWGASLDCPVTRKLANESCGVFLLLQKSASASQQDNAYRQLVKISRGYRAILHGCIESCMDAANDSDARADYQRKSELLHHIELAWHLCEILFVDVQPGTALLSQLQYWAVCHMSEPTASKIRDILSEEEVHKSSEYWNMVYLLVAQARLDEARKLLRCHPQSGRDDFVALDQLLEAAPQGSQQTSTMDLQVWFQGWQKECQIRLQNGEFSLLTELEKVCRILLGDEATFYEIRDLFDSWYHYLVAKLTYTEPVVQIHELGAMAEECVALFGGTKSAGLLDGVLLSLFRLDLQQVLRESSLFLDNWWFSAHLADLLFHGGQLEVHKVDYAAPLREHIILEYVSSLMSHHSLWQVGVDYLDHCPRQGRPHLEVYLEHIPFKTQAEALKIVNIAEQREMWSTAESICHVMATRLQSQDQLGAALTWAIHCKDTTLTSRLADKLLLEYAQQREFSCCDILENLGEEMLLSDRLTFLAKYREYHQETDSKRAAKLLVALIESELAPCFFWPVLIRDASALLQDSQDLVLDETQILQLEGCLETVSRSVRKISHTTQQQPWTEEEERCARLLLAENLAQAFIQEGSCTSV; encoded by the exons ATGCTCCTAGGTACGAAAGGCGAAGCTTTAGTGAAG GCAATTCACGACCCAGCGTTTGCATCAGCAAATATAGGATGCACCTTGGGCATTGGAAGTTCTCTGCTTGTGTACCCCACTCCCAAAGGTTATCAAAAGCACACAG GTACACCCCGTGGTACATCGAAACATGATGTGTATGGGCCACACCAAGTTGCTTGGGGCGCATCATTGGACTGCCCAGTGACAAGGAAGTTGGCAAATGAGTCTTGCG GTGTCTTCCTGCTGCTACAGAAGTCTGCGTCTGCTTCGCAGCAAGACAACGCTTATAGGCA GTTAGTCAAAATCAGTCGAGGTTATCGAGCAATCTTGCATGGATGCATAGAGAGTTGTATGG ATGCTGCAAATGATAGTGACGCGAGAGCTGATTATCAAAGAAAG AGTGAGCTGCTCCACCACATTGAGCTGGCATGGCATCTCTGTGAGATTCTTTTTGTCGACGTGCAGCCAG GTACAGCTTTATTATCCCAGCTTCAGTATTGGGCAGTGTGCCACATGTCCGAACCAACTGCATCAAAGATCAGAGACATTCTTTCCGAGGAAGAAGTTCACAAATCCTCCGAGTACTGGAACATG GTGTACTTGTTGGTGGCCCAAGCACGTTTGGATGAGGCAAGAAAGCTGCTCAGGTGCCATCCTCAGTCAGGCCGTGACGATTTTGTAGCCCTTGACCAGCTGTTAGAAGCAGCTCCGCAG GGCTCGCAGCAGACTTCCACGATGGACCTTCAAGTGTGGTTCCAAGGGTGGCAAAAGGAGTGCCAGATACGCTTGCAGAATGGGGAATTCTCCCTTTTGACAGAACTCGAGAAAGTCTGCAGG ATTCTACTAGGAGATGAGGCAACCTTTTATGAAATACG CGATCTGTTTGATTCATGGTACCATTACCTCGTCGCAAAGCTGACTTACACAGAGCCTGTTGTACAGATTCATGAACTTGGAGCCATGGCAGAG GAATGTGTCGCGCTGTTCGGAGGTACAAAGTCCGCAGGACTGTTGGACGGAGTCCTCTTGTCCCTATTCAGGCTGGATCTTCAGCAAGTGCTACGGGAGTCAAG TCTATTTCTGGACAACTGGTGGTTTTCGGCCCACTTGGCAGACCTCCTCTTTCACGGAGGACAATTGGAGGTTCACAAAGTCGA CTATGCAGCTCCGCTGCGAGAACACATAATCTTGGAATATGTCTCCTCTTTAATGTCCCACCACAG TCTGTGGCAGGTTGGAGTCGATTATTTGGACCACTGTCCTCGACAAGGCAG ACCTCACCTGGAAGTCTACCTTGAACACATACCATTTAAAACGCAAGCCGAAGCCCTAAAAATAGTCAACATTGCTGAGCAGAGAGAAATGTGGTCAACAG CTGAAAGCATCTGCCACGTCATGGCCACACGTCTACAGAGTCAGGATCAGCTGGGAGCTGCACTCACATGGGCTATCCATTGCAAG GACACCACACTGACATCAAGACTGGCAGACAA GCTTCTTCTCGAATACGCCCAGCAGCGAGAGTTTTCTTGTTGCGACATTCTGGAAAATTTGGGAGAAGAAATGCTCCTCAGTGATCGCCTTACTTTCCTGGCAAAGTATCGCGAGTACCACCAGGAAACGGACAGTAAACGGGCCGCTAAACTTCTTGTGGCACTCATCGAGTCTGAGCTTGCTCCCTGCTT ttTCTGGCCTGTACTCATACGTGATGCGTCAGCCCTCCTTCAAGACTCTCAAGATCTTGTCCTAGATGAAACCCAAATTTTACAGCTGGAGGGATGTTTGGAAACGGTGTCGCGCAGTGTCCGAAAGATAAGCCATACTACGCAACAACAG CCATGGACTGAAGAAGAAGAGCGGTGTGCAAGGCTTCTATTGGCTGAAAACCTTGCGCAAGCATTTATTCAAGAAGGAAGCTGCACAAGCGTGTGA